The following proteins come from a genomic window of Malus sylvestris chromosome 4, drMalSylv7.2, whole genome shotgun sequence:
- the LOC126619750 gene encoding disease resistance protein Roq1-like has product MALSTQRASVSLLSSESAPQWKYDVFLSFRGVDTRKGFVSHLYHELCKCQGIMTFMDDRELAGGTSIPLELPSAIKESHTAIVVLSPNYASSKWCLTELTNIIQCMEARNSILPVFYGVDPSDVGNQRGRFAEAFAKHEGKLTSTEDKMKVTQWKAALKTVSKISGWDLKNFKCERELIDDIAKCVWRKVQATITLSDSSQKLVGIDSALEQLSMLLALDANDVRFIGITGMGGIGKTTLAKLVFDKIFHRFEVHCFLANVREVCARDHTVVGLQKQLLFPILKEKIEEIWDEEWGRIYSKKCLCNKKVLLVLDDVDELNQLEVLAGNQSWFGMGSRIIITTRNEGLLVQNGIATSYKVEGLNYGEALELFSLNAFKKDQPKEDFLELSERFLNYARGLPLVLKVLGSFLYTRGRDAWNSELDNLHKIPNQTIFYSLKVSYDGLRLMEKRIFLDVACFHKGKYTKQVIQVLDNSFGISSCILIDLLIERSLLYNDYGNMIGMHDLIQQMAWTIVRQESEEPGLRSRLWIPNDIFHVFMTNTGTRAIEGIVLRLPESKEVHWNSEAFSNMHELRFLEFNNLIISSGPKFLPCSLRIINWSFYPSKFLPTSFHPHLLTQLAMRKSKLVRLWKGKLDLPNLKYINLGFSKNLISTPDFSGVPNLSLKNLKF; this is encoded by the exons ATGGCGTTGAGCACGCAAAGGGCCTCTGTATCTCTTCTTTCATCTGAATCAGCTCCTCAATGGAAGTACGACGTGTTTCTGAGTTTCAGAGGTGTAGACACCCGCAAGGGTTTTGTCTCCCATCTATACCACGAATTGTGCAAGTGCCAAGGAATTATGACTTTCATGGACGACCGAGAGCTTGCAGGTGGAACAAGTATTCCTCTGGAGCTCCCGAGTGCGATCAAAGAATCACATACTGCAATTGTTGTTCTCTCGCCAAACTATGCTTCTTCCAAATGGTGCTTGACTGAGCTTACAAACATTATTCAGTGCATGGAAGCCAGGAACTCAATTCTCCCAGTCTTTTATGGTGTGGATCCCTCTGACGTAGGAAATCAGAGGGGGAGATTTGCCGAAGCCTTCGCCAAGCATGAAGGAAAGTTGACTAGCACTGAAGACAAAATGAAGGTGACTCAGTGGAAAGCTGCTTTAAAAACAGTGTCGAAAATTTCTGGGTGGGATTTGAAGAATTTTAA GTGTGAAAGAGAGCTGATTGATGACATCGCCAAATGTGTGTGGAGGAAGGTGCAAGCTACAATCACTTTGTCAGATTCCTCACAGAAGTTAGTCGGAATTGATTCCGCGCTCGAGCAACTATCTATGCTATTAGCTCTTGATGCAAATGATGTTCGCTTTATTGGGATAACTGGGATGGGTGGCATAGGCAAGACAACCCTTGCTAAGCTAGTTTTTGACAAAATCTTCCATCGTTTTGAAGTTCACTGTTTTCTTGCCAATGTTAGAGAGGTTTGTGCAAGAGATCATACTGTTGTTGGCCTTCAAAAACAACTTCTTTTCCCAATCTTGAAGGAAAAGATTGAAGAAATTTGGGATGAAGAGTGGGGAAGAATTTACAGTAAGAAGTGCTTGTGCAATAAGAAGGTTCTTCTCGTACTTGATGATGTGGATGAATTAAACCAACTAGAAGTACTGGCTGGGAATCAAAGTTGGTTTGGTATGGGGAGTAGAATTATCATTACAACAAGAAATGAAGGTCTGCTCGTCCAGAATGGTATAGCAACATCATATAAGGTTGAGGGATTGAATTATGGAGAAGCTCTTGAGCTCTTTAGCTTGAATGCCTTCAAAAAAGACCAACCCAAGGAAGACTTTTTGGAACTCTCTGAGCGTTTCCTAAACTATGCCAGAGGACTTCCATTAGTTCTTAAAGTTTTAGGGTCTTTTTTGTATACGAGAGGGCGAGATGCATGGAATAGTGAGTTGGATAATCTACATAAAATTCCCAatcaaacaattttttattCGCTCAAAGTTAGTTATGATGGACTCCGGTTGATGGAGAAGAGAATTTTCCTTGATGTTGCATGTTTCCACAAAGGGAAGTACACAAAGCAAGTAATTCAAGTACTAGACAATTCTTTTGGAATTTCTAGTTGTATTCTAATAGATTTGCTAATTGAGAGATCTCTTCTATACAATGATTACGGAAACATGATAGGGATGCATGATTTGATACAACAAATGGCATGGACAATTGTTCGTCAAGAGTCTGAAGAGCCTGGTCTACGTAGTAGGTTGTGGATTCCCAATGACATTTTTCATGTATTCATGACCAATACG GGGACACGTGCTATTGAAGGCATAGTCTTACGGTTACCCGAATCAAAAGAGGTGCACTGGAATTCGGAAGCCTTCTCTAATATGCATGAACTGAGGTTTCTGGAATTCAATAATTTGATCATTTCTTCAGGTCCTAAATTTCTTCCATGTTCCTTGAGAATTATAAACTGGAGTTTCTATCCTTCCAAGTTTCTTCCAACCAGCTTTCACCCGCATTTGCTTACTCAACTTGCAATGCGAAAGAGCAAACTTGTTCGGCTTTGGAAGGGAAAATTG GACTTGCCCAACTTGAAATATATCAATCTTGGCTTCTCCAAAAATTTGATCAGTACCCCAGATTTCAGTGGTGTTCCAAATCTT TCCTTAAAAAACTTAAAGTTCTAG
- the LOC126619840 gene encoding serine/threonine-protein kinase SAPK3-like, producing MEERYEAMKDLGSGNFGVARLVRDKKTKELVAVKYIERGKKIDENVQREIINHRSLRHPNIVRFKELLLTPSHLAIVMEYAAGGELFERICTAGRFSEDEARFFFQQLISGVGYCHAMEICHRDLKLENTLLDGSASPRLKICDFGYSKSAILHSQPKSTVGTPAYIAPEVLSRKEYDGKIADVWSCGVTLYVMLVGAYPFEDPEEPRNFRKTIERIMSVQYTIPDYVRVSADCKHLLSRVFVANPSKRISLPEIKEHPWFLKNLPKELIEVERTNYASVERDQPKQSIEEINKIIHEARTPGEGSKAGGKAVAGPSDSDDLEADLDSEVDCSGDFSGHP from the exons ATGGAGGAGAGGTATGAAGCAATGAAGGATCTTGGTTCTGGGAATTTTGGGGTGGCGAGGCTGGTCAGGGATAAGAAGACAAAGGAGCTTGTGGCTGTCAAATACATTGAGAGGGGAAAAAAG ATTGATGAGAATGTTCAGAGGGAAATCATAAATCACAGATCGCTGAGGCATCCAAATATTGTCAGGTTCAAAGAG CTCTTGTTGACTCCAAGTCATTTAGCAATTGTCATGGAATACGCAGCTGGCGGTGAACTTTTTGAGAGGATATGCACTGCTGGTAGATTTAGTGAAGACGAG GCAAGGTTTTTCTTCCAACAGCTGATATCTGGAGTCGGTTACTGTCATGCcatg GAAATTTGTCACAGGGATCTGAAACTGGAAAACACACTTTTGGATGGAAGTGCTTCACCACGTCTTAAAATATGCGACTTTGGATACTCCAAG TCTGCTATTTTACACTCACAGCCAAAGTCAACCGTTGGAACGCCTGCATACATTGCTCCGGAGGTTCTATCACGGAAGGAATATGACGGAAAG ATTGCAGATGTTTGGTCATGCGGTGTGACGCTGTATGTGATGTTGGTAGGAGCATATCCTTTTGAGGATCCTGAAGAACCTAGAAACTTTCGTAAGACCATTGAG AGAATTATGAGTGTCCAGTACACCATTCCCGACTATGTACGTGTTTCTGCAGACTGCAAGCACCTTCTTTCTCGTGTTTTTGTTGCCAACCCTTCTAAG AGGATTAGTCTTCCTGAGATAAAAGAGCACCCTTGGTTTCTGAAAAATCTGCCGAAAGAGCTAATTGAGGTTGAGAGAACAAACTATGCGTCAGTGGAGCGTGACCAGCCTAAACAGAGCattgaagaaataaataagatcATACACGAGGCAAGGACACCAGGGGAAGGGTCCAAAGCAGGTGGTAAAGCTGTTGCTGGGCCGTCCGACTCTGATGATCTAGAGGCTGATTTGGACTCCGAAGTTGATTGCAGTGGTGACTTTTCAGGCCATCCGTGA
- the LOC126619748 gene encoding inactive disease resistance protein RPS4-like, with product MDSLESLYLSGCSNVKKIPEFGKQMKNLSKLRLSGTAIEKMPSSIEHLVGLKDLNLFNCKNLLNLPEAICNLKSLRRLYVGKCSKIHKLPGDMDHLEALGLEATLTEPLMGMKNLKQLLLCRSYAKARDKWGLLRILGLGKSAPGPPPCWGLMFSYLNRLCTLRTINLTDCKLCEGDIPDDIGCLSFLEKLDLGENNFISLPESIRCLSKLYYLGLSSCKSLKKLPPLPSNGKLHVDVDDCTSLRSLSDTSKLSSRFTNLYDFSFTCRNCIALVQDEGWTNTILSRILKFATQNKVLSLSLSLSLSHIHKLKIRDYYRKPQVVFPGIEIPEWFSNQSVGDSVNMELPPASCTNWLGIAFCVVFQVPKENLVNPGPAAHFYHINLKIEFLSKPLYPMICSKMIGSLVSEHLWAFQLPREICHQEQFLFETYFSCIGGVKVKADLNKVKKCGARLVYKQDLEELNQTLKILKRTHEYHDEAAPSGPRSASFNDTEQISKKHCY from the exons ATGGATTCTTTGGAATCCTTATATCTTAGTGGCTGCTCAAATGTGAAAAAGATTCCAGAATTTGGGAAGCAGATGAAGAACTTATCCAAGCTTCGCTTAAGCGGGACTGCAATTGAGAAAATGCCATCATCAATTGAACATTTGGTTGGCCTTAAGGATTTGAATCTATTTAATTGCAAAAATCTCTTGAACCTTCCAGAGGCTATTTGTAATTTGAAGTCTCTTAGACGCCTCTATGTGGGAAAGTGCTCAAAAATCCACAAACTCCCAGGAGACATGGATCACTTAGAGGCTCTTGGATTGGAAGCCACTTTGACAGAGCCGCTTATGGGGATGAAAAATCTCAAACAACTACTATTATGCAGATCGTATGCTAAAGCAAGGGACAAGTGGGGCCTTCTCCGCATATTAGGACTTGGAAAGAGTGCTCCTGGTCCTCCTCCTTGTTGGGGTTTGATGTTTTCTTATCTAAATCGTTTATGCACTTTGAGGACCATAAATCTAACAGATTGTAAACTCTGTGAAGGGGATATCCCCGATGATATTGGCTGCTTATCCTTTTTGGAAAAATTGGATCTTGGTGAAAATAATTTCATCAGTCTACCTGAAAGCATTAGATGCCTTTCTAAGCTTTATTATCTTGGTCTGTCGAGCTGCAAAAGCCTTAAAAAATTGCCACCTCTTCCATCTAATGGCAAATTGCATGTAGATGTAGACGATTGTACTTCCTTACGAAGTTTGTCAGATACATCCAAGTTGAGCAGCAGATTCACCAATTTGTATGATTTTAGTTTCACTTGCCGGAATTGCATTGCATTGGTTCAAGATGAAGGCTGgactaatacaatactctcaaggATTCTAAAATTTGCCACTCAGAAcaaggtactctctctctctctctctctctctctctcacacatacATAAGTTGAAAATCAGA GATTATTACCGAAAGCCACAAGTTGTATTCCCTGGAATCGAAATTCCGGAGTGGTTCAGTAATCAAAGTGTGGGAGACTCAGTAAATATGGAGCTTCCTCCCGCATCATGTACCAACTGGCTGGGAATTgccttttgtgttgtttttcaaGTTCCTAAGGAAAACTTGGTCAATCCAGGTCCAGCTGCACATTTTTAtcatattaatttaaaaattgagTTTTTATCAAAACCCTTGTACCCTATGATTTGTTCAAAGATGATAGGGTCTCTTGTGTCAGAACACCTTTGGGCATTTCAGTTGCCTCGTGAAATTTGTCATCAGGAACAGTTTTTATTTGAAACTTACTTTAGTTGTATTGGAGGGGTAAAAGTAAAAGCAGACTTGAATAAGGTGAAGAAGTGTGGGGCTCGTTTGGTATACAAGCAAGATTTGGAAGAACTCAACCAAACACTGAAAATTCTGAAACGAACACATGAATATCATGACGAGGCAGCTCCAAGTGGACCTAGAAGTGCTAGCTTTAACGACACAGAACAAATCAGCAAAAAGCATTGTTACTAG